In Achromobacter pestifer, the DNA window AGTGGTGGTCGTCACCTCGTTCCACATCGAATTCGGCGCGACCGGCGGCGACCTGAACATTTGCCTGCCCTATTCCATGATCGAGCCGGTGCGCGACCTGCTGACGCGCCCGCTGCAGGAAACCACGCTCGAAGAAGTGGACCAGCGCTGGGCGCAGCAGCTCTCGCGCCAGGTGCGCAGCGCCGACATCGACGTGGTTGCGGAGTTTGCCCGCATCCCCTCGTCGATCCGCGAACTGATGCGCCTGAAGGTAGGCGACATCCTGCCCGTGACCGTGCCCGAAACCATAGTCGCCAGCGTCGACGGCGTGCCGCTGATGGAATGCGGCTACGGCGTCTTCAACGGCCAGTACGCCCTGCGCGTACAGAACATGTTTACCCACGATACAGAATCCAACGAGGCCTCTGACCATGACTGACAAGAACGAGCCCGGTACCGGCTCGTCCCCGGCCGACGACTGGGCCGACGCGCTCGCCGAACAATCCCGCGCCAATCCGCCGACCCAAGCGGACGGCCTGAAGCCCCAAGACGACTGGGCCGCCGCCATGGCCGAGCAGACCAGCGCGGCTGCGCCCGCTGCCGCGCCGGCGCCCGCTCCCGCGGCGGCTCCCGCCGCATCTGCCGCGCAAGCCGCCGCCCAACCCGCTGCGCAATCCGTGTTCAAGCCCCTGGCCGGCACGACTGGCGGCACCGGCGCGGATATCGACCTGATCATGGACGTG includes these proteins:
- the fliN gene encoding flagellar motor switch protein FliN — encoded protein: MTDKNEPGTGSSPADDWADALAEQSRANPPTQADGLKPQDDWAAAMAEQTSAAAPAAAPAPAPAAAPAASAAQAAAQPAAQSVFKPLAGTTGGTGADIDLIMDVPVQLTVELGRTRLTIKNLLQLGQGSVVELDGLAGEPMDIFVNGYLIAQGEVVVVEDKYGIRLTDIITPSERINRLNNRR